The Bombus pascuorum chromosome 9, iyBomPasc1.1, whole genome shotgun sequence genome has a window encoding:
- the LOC132910611 gene encoding TBC1 domain family member 25 codes for MFGCPREAVRVKVKKCETRHQPEYRKFSVDPQITSIEVLQSILIKAFDIKGEFTVSYRAIDDYGSETYLFLLSDWDLDAAFISASEPYLYLQVNLKPFGETGDCECYWEQNAQEASTRQETGFPYKTPKLPGLIMNKMERTLNMVQRALGNLSEESSHQQGAQPPRPPLTDAEFRRFLDPIGQVIHPKELRAVIYFGGIEPSLRKVVWKHILNVYPEGMSGRERMDYMKKKSQEYQNLRERWKILVQKGQNVGDLAYVTSMVRKDVLRTDRHHKFYGGSDDNQNTASLFNILTTYALNHPSVSYCQGMSDLASPLLVTMRDEAQAYICLCALMRRLKDNFMLDGIAMTTKFAHLAEGLQHYDPDFYAYLKSHQADDLLFCYRWLLLEMKREFALDDALRMLEVLWAALPASPPNGELSLAEVPFPPPSPPPSPNVKHIRENAYTKVCAIRRQSSSASIATTGKRKTLNAEDPSLQSSTETNGDSKRSSSPYETFSEPENDLTTAKNRRNTESTEKCLSTDSLSGKSKRVNLLELKERLSLPSKEHQQTKNNENDGEKKCARVVKNLNEFLNFTSLNRSKITPSDAEPELRRVSSESGVIRVLRDEPSSPDDPTDFFPMTTSMTRELRLELESLDRQVFGPSPPSDQQCDCVLSKRESELADSETDTELARCSPAADVFVWENPLHTLQQKNHPATPDEQAELEYDGEILEDQNGVKSVTPIRLLKRTTRSESASDSEEAESWHQNATVQESPIKQSVQEHCEEATELTNLIPAGTCEDQLGETCLPPPHEFGGGNPFLMFLCITLLLQHRDFVMRNQMDYNEMAMHFDKMVRRHNVIRVLNQARQLFAGYLRRHSSSSLGAKSDSVNV; via the exons ATGTTCGGTTGCCCTAGAGAAGCTGTGCGCGTCAAAGTAAAG AAATGCGAGACCAGACATCAGCCAGAGTACCGAAAGTTCAGCGTGGACCCGCAGATAACATCCATCGAAGTGCTTCAAAGTATACTCATCAAAGCGTTCGATATCAAAGG AGAATTCACAGTTTCTTATCGAGCGATAGATGACTATGGATCGGAAACATATTTATTCCTACTTTCTGACTGGGACTTGGATGCGGCATTTATcag CGCTTCTGAACCGTATCTATATCTGCAAGTCAACCTAAAGCCGTTCGGAGAGACAGGCGACTGCGAATGTTATTGGGAACAAAATGCGCAGGAAGCGTCGACTCGACAAGAAACCGGGTTTCCATACAAGACGCCCAAGTTACCGGGTCTCATAATGAACAAG ATGGAAAGAACATTGAACATGGTTCAACGTGCTTTGGGTAATTTGAGCGAAGAATCTTCGCACCAGCAAGGTGCTCAACCACCGCGACCACCATTGACGGACGCAGAGTTCCGACGATTTTTGGATCCCATCGGACAAGTAATACACCCCAAAGAATTAAGAGCCGTCATATACTTCGGTGGAATTGAACCTAGCCTGCGGAAGGTGGTTTGGAAACACATTCTAAACGTGTATCCCGAAGGAATGTCCGGTCGCGAGAGGATGGATTACATGAAGAAAAAGTCGCAAGAGTATCAAAATCTTCGCGAAAGATGGAAAATCCTGGTACAAAAGGGACAAAACGTCGGAGATTTGGCGTATGTAACGAGTATGGTGCGGAAAGATGTTCTAAGAACGGATAGACATCACAAGTTTTACGGTGGTTCTGACGATAATCAGAATACGGCTAGTCTCTTTAATATCTTAACTACGTATGCCTTAAATCATCCGAGTGTCAGTTACTGTCAAGGTATGAGCGATCTGGCTTCACCTTTGTTGGTTACTATGAGGGACGAAGCACAAGCATACATATGCCTGTGCGCTCTTATGAGGAGGTTGAAGGACAACTTTATGCTCGATGGAATTGCTATGACTACGAAATTTGCACATTTGGCTGAAG gtTTACAACATTATGATCCAGACTTCTATGCTTATTTAAAATCCCATCAAGCGGACGACCTATTGTTCTGTTATCGATGGCTTTTATTAGAAATGAAACGTGAATTTGCTTTGGACGACGCTCTGAGAATGCTCGAAGTTTTGTGGGCTGCTTTGCCAGCGTCACCGCCAAACGGAGAACTTAGTCTGGCCGAAGTACCTTTTCCTCCACCTTCGCCACCGCCAAGCCCAAACGTAAAACATATTCGTGAGAACGCGTACACGAAAGTTTGTGCTATCAGACGGCAAAGCTCTTCCGCGAGTATCGCCACCACTGGTAAAAGAAAGACTCTTAACGCGGAGGATCCATCTTTGCAAAGCTCTACAGAAACTAACGGTGACTCAAAAAG ATCGAGCTCTCCTTACGAGACGTTTTCTGAGCCAGAAAATGATTTGACGACAgcgaaaaatcgaagaaacacAGAATCTACGGAAAAGTGCCTAAGTACAGATTCTCTGTCTGGTAAATCTAAACGCGTAAACTTGCTGGAATTGAAAGAAAGACTGTCGTTACCTAGTAAAGAACATcaacaaacaaaaaataatgaaaatgatgGTGAAAAGAAATGCGCCCGAGTAGTAAAGAATTTGAACGAATTTTTGAACTTTACGAGCCTCAACCGTAGCAAAATAACACCAAGCGATGCTGAACCAGAGTTGAg acGTGTTTCGAGCGAGAGCGGAGTAATTAGAGTTTTAAGAGATGAACCAAGTTCGCCGGATGACCCGACAGATTTTTTTCCAATGACTACATCAATGACTAGAGAATTAAGACTGGAACTAGAATCACTCGATCGACAAGTCTTCGGACCATCACCGCCAAGCGATCAACAATGTGATTGTGTTCTATCTAAACGAGAGAGCGAATTAGCCGACAGCGAAACAGATACAGAGTTAGCAAGGTGTAGTCCAGCCGCGGATGTATTTGTATGGGAGAATCCTCTGCACACGTTACAGCAAAAGAACCATCCAGCTACTCCAGACGAGCAAGCAGAACTCGAGTACGATGGTGAAATATTAGAAGATCAGAATGGTGTTAAATCTGTTACCCCGATTAGATTACTTAAACGGACTACAAG gtCCGAATCTGCTTCGGACAGCGAGGAGGCAGAAAGTTGGCACCAAAATGCAACGGTACAAGAAAGTCCAATAAAACAATCGGTACAAGAGCACTGTGAAGAAGCCACAGAGCTTACCAATCTTATTCCAGCAGGAACTTGCGAAGATCAGTTGGGAGAAACTTGTCTACCTCCACCTCACGAATTTGGTGGTGGTAATCCGTTTCTTATGTTCCTCTGTATTACTCTGTTATTGCAACACAGAGACTTTGTTATGCGTAATCAAATGGATTACAACGAAATGGCAATGCATTTCGATAAAATGGTTCgtcgacataacgttattcgagtGCTCAATCAAGCGAGGCAACTATTCGCTGGTTATCTTAGAAGGCATTCTTCGTCGTCATTAGGTGCCAAGTCAGATTCTGTTAATGTGTAG